In the Nitrosopumilus cobalaminigenes genome, CTTGTATTACTTCTTCAAACAAATGAGAGAATGGTCCATGACCAATATCATGTAACAAACTAGCAATTCGTAAAATTTGTACATCATCAGAATCGAGATATCCTTTTTCATTTAATGAAAAGCCAGCTTGGCTAGCAATGTGCATTACTCCAAGAGAGTGCTCAAATCTACTATGTTGAGCAGAAGGATATGTCAAGTGAGCCCCAGAAAGTTGTTTTATCCTCCTTAATCTTTGAAAAAGAGGACTGTCAATTATTGGAAGTTCATAATCATATACACGAATAAAATCATGAATTGGATCAATAATATCTAGATAATTTTTTTTCATAAGCCAAGTTTTTTTGAAAATGTCTTTAAAATTTCTTCATGGATTTCATCTTTAGGTTTTGAGGCATCAATAATTTTCCAATGTTTTTTCTTTGCTGTAGTTCGATAGATTTTGGATATTTTTCTTAAAAATTCTTCATTCTTTTCAAACTTGTCTCTATGGGTTTTTTGTCTACGAAATGATTCTTTTTGAGTAACGTCAAGTAATATTACAAGATCAGATTTTGGTAAACCTTGATCCAAATTCTCAAGCCATTTTTGTTTCAAGCCATTTGCTAATCCATAAATCAGATTTGAATGATAATACCTGTTCATAATCAAAACAGAATTTTTTTCTTCAGCTGCCACAATTTCATTTAGTTTTTCCCATCTATTAGCAGCTAAAAGACAATGAATTACTTGTGGAGGGAATTTACGTTTTCCATCCAAATATTTCCTAATTTCTTTACCAATGGGGGTTTCATAGTCGGGAAAATGAAATAATTTGGTCTTAATTTTTCGTTTTTTCAAGGCTTTCTCCAACATTGTAGATTGCGTAAACTTGCCTGCTTGATCTCCACCTTCAATTACAATAATCATAAGTTATCAAAACAGAGAAATTAATTGATTAAAAATCTATCAAGGTTTATAACCAAAAATTGAGCATATAACACAAAATGGGTCTTGTTAAAGAAGTAATCAAAGAGATTGGAAACAAATCAAGAGAATTCTATGAGTTTGTTTTGCCTCCAATGGACATGTATCTCAATGATGAAAATTTGAAAATTGTAATTGACATGCCTGGATTTACAAAAAAAGAAATTGAATTGTCTTTATGTGGAGATATTCTTTCTATCAATGCTAAAAAAACAATTGATGAGAAAGAATCTGAAACATTAATTTCAAATCAAAGACCAAATGTAATTGATAAAAAAATTAGACTTCCAATTGAAGTAAAGGAAGGAGAAGAAAAAATAGAATCAGCAAAATATGAAGAAGGTGTTCTTACATTAATTATTCCTGTTTCAAAAAAGGGCAAAGATATTTCTATAGAATAATTTAATATTTTCTAAAAAATCCTGATGCTGCCATAATCAAACCAGAACTAATCATTCCAACTAAGCCAAGTATCTCACTTGATTGATACAAAAATACAGATCCAATGAAAGTTGCAGATGCAAATATACTTCCACTGATCAAAATCATTGGTCTTCCTTTTTTCATGTAAACTTGAACTTCATCCATGAGTTTTTTCATTTCAGGCCCCATTTGCAATGCTGAATCAATTGATTTTGAGAAATTATCAAATGAAATCTTTAGTTCTTCAACATATGCTCTCGGGATAAGATTTTCTTCTTGGAGAATATTTTTTAAAACTTTAACAAATTTGAAATCAACATCATGTGTTTTGTATATTCCTTCAATAATTGAAGCCATTCTCATATACAAAGCTAAATTTTTTGGTAATACAAATGGAAACTTACTCATGGTTTGATTTGCAAGTTCCATTAAACTTTGAACTTCCATTTCATCAGGTTTGTTTCCATGCATTGCACGAATAGAAAGTTCAATTCCTTTTTCTATAACTTCTCTGTTGTACCCAGGAGTTAACATTGAAAGATCATTCATTGCATTAACAACTCTTGGAGGATTTCGTTCAACTAATGCAAGATAAAGTCGAATTAGTTTGAATCGAGTCTCATTATTGATTCGTCCAACCATTCCATAGTCATACAAAATGAGTTTTCCATCATCTGTAACTGAAATATTTCCAGGGTGTGGATCTGCATGAAAAACTGAATGCTTGAGAAGCATTGTAAAGAAAACTTTGTGAACATCAATGACTAATTGTTCTCTATCAATTCCTTTTTCATCTAATTCCTGAACATTTGTTACCTTAATTCCAGGCAAATACTCCATAGTGAGAACATTTTTTGACGACAAATCATCATAAACTGTCGGAACTACAACTTTGGATGAATTTTCCATATCTTTTTTGATTGTTTTAAGATTCTTTGATTCGTTGGTATAATCCATTTCTTCATGAATTGTCTCAATAAATTGAGAAAGCATAGCTTTTGCAGAATATCGCAAATTTGGATCAACAAATCGTAATGCAAATGGAAGAACTTTTTTCAAAACTTTGAGATCTTCTGCAACAACTTTTTCAATTCCTGGACGTTTTACTTTTACAACTATTTGCTGGCCAGAAACAGTACCTCGATAAACTTGACCTAGTGAAGCACCAGATATAGAATTTGGATCTATCTCATCAAATCTTTCATCAATTGGTCCAAGTTCTTTTTCAATTATTGGTTTAACCTGATCAAAAGGAGCAGAAGGAACACTATCTTGAAGTTTTGAAAGCTCTTCCAAATATGGTTGAGGCAAAATATCTGCTCTTGAAGAAAGCCATTGACCTAATTTTATGTATACAGGGCCTAGTGAAATAAAAGTATCAAGAACTTTTCTTGCATTTTTTCGAAATTGTTGAGAATCAATTTGGTTTTTATCTTGATTAATCCATTTCTTTCTGTCTTTTCGTAATGCAAGAATAGATGGTAGTAGTTTAAAGAGCACTTGAATTGTTCTAACAGTAGACATTATTTTACTCCAAAATTGTTTTAATTTTTTTCGTTGCCAAATATCCCATATATCCAGAAATTATTGAAGAAAATAAACCAGAAGTAACAGATAATTTTTTTGAATTATTGTTAAAAACTTTTTTCGCAATTTGTGAACCTCCAAAAATAGCACATGTAATTCCAATCAAAACTTCAGGTGCATCATAAACTAAATGTCCTATCGGATCTTTTCTTGGATCAATTTTGTCATTATGAACTAAAAATTTATCATGATATTCTCTAATGTGTAAATTTCCATAACGATATTGTTTCTCAGCACCGTTTTTTTGTCCAAGGAATGTTTCTTCTGCTTCTTCAAGCATGAATTCTCTTAATTCCTTTGGGACTTCAATTTCATCCCCAGGCATAATCGCAAGATCTAGTAATTGCTTATAATCTTACGGTATAGAATATGAATAGCCTAAGACCAAAAACGGATTGTATTTTGGTGACGACTAGATAAAATATTTCAAAATAGTATTTAGATCTCACTGATAATTTCTACGAGTATGTTTTATTCAAATAAAATTGAGAGTATTCAAATAGATAGGATGAAGGCTTTTTTCACAAATGACCTTACACCATCTATTGCATTTTAAAATTAAGAGGATTTCAATTGATTTTTTGTAAACATTACAAAACTAATTGAGAATGCTACCAACATCAATATTCCAGTAACATATGCATAGTTAAAGCCAACACCAGGATGAGTATCTTGATGATAGTAATTAATCAAAAATGTCACTGCCAGTAAAATTGCTCCAATAATTGTTAATTTTTGATGTATTTCCAACATTGGTTAAATTAGGAATAACTATATGAATTTAGAAAATTATTATGTTTACAAAAGTGGTGTCGTAATAAAACCCACTATACTACCAGCTAGAAATAGAAACAAGCCCTTTGCCATACCCAATATTACTTACCTAAGATATGATATAATTATGATCTAAATTTCCCATTAATGGAAATTAGTTATATCTATGGATTAGATTCCATTTGAGACAATTTTATAATTACTTGTTCCAATTCTGCCTTGTTTTCTTCAATTACTCGTTTAATCACTTTGATCTCTTCATTAATTTGATCAAGATGAATATCATCAGAATTTTTGATTTGGTTTTCTAAATCTTCTAAAACATCTTGGTTATGCTGATTAATTTTTTCTAATTCATTTTTGTATTTTTCTAATTTATCATATTGACTAGAGATTTCAGGAACATCAAGATACTCAGGTGTAGATAGATAGCCTAAAGCAATCACGATGCTGCCAATTGCCAAGACTGCAATGAGAATGATGAATGTTAATCTCAATTTAATATCCTTATTTCTCCATTTTAGATTTAAAATTATGTCCTCAACTAGTTTGGATTGAAGCCTTTTTACGCCTACGAATGATGTAAAATGCAGCTGCCAATACCAAAATGATTGGAATAATTATCATTGTTGGGTCAGTACCATTCTCATCTCCATTTGATGGTTCAGTTACAGTAATTGTTTGATCATGAGTTAAAAAGATCTCATCTCTAGTACTATCTTTGTATCGTACAGTTATAGTGATATCATGTTCGCCATACTTTGGTTCGCCATCAAATTCAATTGGAACATTAAATGGTACTGGTGCATCTATTTCAATTTCATCAATAAACTGAGTGGCAGATTTAATATTCGAGTCACCTTTAGATTCAATAGAAACAAATCCAAACAAACCATCTTCGTTTCCTTCATTAATTATTTCTCCAATAACCATTTGTGTTCCAGACAATTCAATTACATCTACATTGAAAATTGTTAAATCAATTAATCCCTTAATGTAAAAATCTACAATTTTTGAAATTTCGTGTAAATCTCCATGTGCATTATAATATTGAATTGATAGTGGAATTCTTAATGTGTCACCTTTTAGTGACTCAGGAACATATACAGTTGCAGTAAGATATCTTGCTGATTTTGCATCAATGTTTCCAACATCCCAACTAGATTCTAAAATTACAACATTTTCAACATTGGTAGTTGATGATGATGTAGATGCAAGTTCTGTAGATGTATTTGTAGCAACAATATCTACCCCAGAAATTGGGGCAGTTCCATCATTAGCTATTTCAATTACAACATTGTTGGTCCTTAAAGATGTAAGAAAAGGTTCTTGTGCTTTTACATTAATGACACTATCGCCTGTAACCTTAAAATCAAAATCTGCAAATGCTGTTCTAACACCAGATTCTCTTAATCTTGAATAATCTACTTTCACAGTTCCAGGATATTGCTGAATTTGTGAATTTTCATTGATATTTACAAAAAACGTTAGATGGAAATTCTCTCCTGCCAGTGAATTAGAATCACTATCAGCGTGAATTACTGAGCCTGGACCATCAGATGGAGAAAAGTTAAACGGTAATGACAATTGTCCTCGGATTCCAGTGATATCTTGAGTACCAACATTTGCAAACACAACTGTAAATGGCACATTACTATCGCCTGCTTCAACTTCAATTTTGTCATTTAGAGTACCAAAATATGCATCCAAGAACTTTACATCACCAAAATCTCTTTCAAATGGAGACTGACCAAATCCGCCAGAAGTTATTTGTGCATAAGAATTATCAAACATGATTGGGAATAATCCAATTACAAATAATAATAAAATAATTTTAAAATTCATTTGGCAATAATCTCCATTTGCGAAGGTTGATCACCCTCAAAAGCTTTACCATCCTTTATCGTAATTACTCTATCAACATCACCAAAATGTTCTCTATCATGTGTTACGATAATGAATGTTTGATTTAGTTTTTTAGCCATTGATTTCATTAGTTGAACTATAGTTCCTGAAGTAACAGAATCAAGATTACCTGTTGGTTCATCTGCCAATACAATTGATGGTTTATTGATCAAACCTCTTGCAATAGCTACTCTTTGAGCTTGTCCACCAGATATTTTATTGGCACGTTTATGGATTTGATCTTCTAGTCCTACTGCCCTTAGTAAATCGATAGCATCTTTCTCTGATGTGTTATTTCCTGCAATTTGTAGAGGTAACAAAACATTTTCTAAAACTGAAAGATCAGTAAGCAAATTTGAAAATTGGAAGATAAATCCTAGTTTTTTATTTCTGAATGAAGAAATTTTGTCATCATTAAGTGTTGTAGTATCAATTCCATCAATTGCAATTTTACCATTTGTAGGATGATCTAATAATCCAATCATATTTAGTAATGTGGATTTACCTGACCCAGAACTTCCAACAATTAAAACAAATTCGCCTTGTTTAATTGAAAATGAAACATCATCAAGAGCTTTTACTCGGTTATCTGCTTCACCATAAATTTTGCTCATATTATTAATTTCAAGTACACTAGACAGTTCTCATAGCCTCCACAGGTAGTAATTTTGTAGCTCTATACGAGGGATACAAGGATGCAATCATAGCCAAAATAAAAGAAGTCAAGGCTGTCTGAATAATTTTTTCCCAGTTGTAACTTACTTCTAAAGGAAGACTACCATTAAATGACATTTTAGTTTCCTTTGCATATACAGTATAACCTAATCCTGCTGCAGTACCTACACCAGCACCAATAGCTCCAATTATCATTCCTTGAAAGATAAAAATTATCAAAATATCTTTTCGTTTAGCTCCAATTGATCTCATAACACCAATTTGTCTTGTTTTTCCATTTACTAACATCATTTGAATTGTAACAATTGCAAATGCAGATGCCCCCATTCCAAAATATCCAATCATGTTAATCATAGCAATGCCAGATCTAAAACCTTGTAATTGTGCTTCTGATGCTTCCTCTGTTGTTTCTGCAAGAAAATCTTGATTTGGAAATGAACGTAAAAAGAATTCTTTTACTTCGAGAGCTTTGGAACTATCATAAAGTTTTACCATAAATGAACCAGTATCACCAGGTCTACTCATCATATCTCTTAATGTATCAATGTGAATAACTCCAGAATAATCAAATCCTTGACCTCCTGGAGAATTTGCAATTCCAGTAACTGTAAATCTTCTTATTTGATCTTCACCCCATCTATCGACAACCAGAACTTTAACACTATCACCAACTTGAGCTCCTCCAAGATCTCTTGCAACGTTGGATCCTAATACAATTGCATTTCTTGCAAAAACATAACTTCCTTCAGTAACTGTTTCATGTACAGTAGATGCTCTAACATCATTAAATGGATCAACACCAACTAATGAAATTCTAGTTTCTTCAATTAGCTTTCCATTTTTAGTCATGTTCATTTCTGAAGTGGTAGAAAGCCGCGGTGTCGCGGCTTGAACAACTGGAATTCGTTCAAACCATCGAACCAAAGATTGATCAGATTTATCAATAAAATCAAATTCATCAGTTACTATAACATCGCCAGTGTTGTAATCACTAATGTCTCTAACAATGGCATCATACAATCCCTGAAAAATTACAAAGTTTACATGAATTACTAAAATTCCAACTGTAACTGCTAAAACAGCTCCAATCAAACTGCCTTTCTGATTGAATAGCATTCTTTTTGCAAGTTTAACCCTATAATCCACGAAAGAAGTAAAATAGTCTAATATTTAATGTCTATGATACATAGTGCTAACAGTATAGACAATTTTATATCA is a window encoding:
- a CDS encoding ABC transporter permease → MLFNQKGSLIGAVLAVTVGILVIHVNFVIFQGLYDAIVRDISDYNTGDVIVTDEFDFIDKSDQSLVRWFERIPVVQAATPRLSTTSEMNMTKNGKLIEETRISLVGVDPFNDVRASTVHETVTEGSYVFARNAIVLGSNVARDLGGAQVGDSVKVLVVDRWGEDQIRRFTVTGIANSPGGQGFDYSGVIHIDTLRDMMSRPGDTGSFMVKLYDSSKALEVKEFFLRSFPNQDFLAETTEEASEAQLQGFRSGIAMINMIGYFGMGASAFAIVTIQMMLVNGKTRQIGVMRSIGAKRKDILIIFIFQGMIIGAIGAGVGTAAGLGYTVYAKETKMSFNGSLPLEVSYNWEKIIQTALTSFILAMIASLYPSYRATKLLPVEAMRTV
- a CDS encoding ABC transporter ATP-binding protein is translated as MSKIYGEADNRVKALDDVSFSIKQGEFVLIVGSSGSGKSTLLNMIGLLDHPTNGKIAIDGIDTTTLNDDKISSFRNKKLGFIFQFSNLLTDLSVLENVLLPLQIAGNNTSEKDAIDLLRAVGLEDQIHKRANKISGGQAQRVAIARGLINKPSIVLADEPTGNLDSVTSGTIVQLMKSMAKKLNQTFIIVTHDREHFGDVDRVITIKDGKAFEGDQPSQMEIIAK
- a CDS encoding ABC1 kinase family protein, with translation MSTVRTIQVLFKLLPSILALRKDRKKWINQDKNQIDSQQFRKNARKVLDTFISLGPVYIKLGQWLSSRADILPQPYLEELSKLQDSVPSAPFDQVKPIIEKELGPIDERFDEIDPNSISGASLGQVYRGTVSGQQIVVKVKRPGIEKVVAEDLKVLKKVLPFALRFVDPNLRYSAKAMLSQFIETIHEEMDYTNESKNLKTIKKDMENSSKVVVPTVYDDLSSKNVLTMEYLPGIKVTNVQELDEKGIDREQLVIDVHKVFFTMLLKHSVFHADPHPGNISVTDDGKLILYDYGMVGRINNETRFKLIRLYLALVERNPPRVVNAMNDLSMLTPGYNREVIEKGIELSIRAMHGNKPDEMEVQSLMELANQTMSKFPFVLPKNLALYMRMASIIEGIYKTHDVDFKFVKVLKNILQEENLIPRAYVEELKISFDNFSKSIDSALQMGPEMKKLMDEVQVYMKKGRPMILISGSIFASATFIGSVFLYQSSEILGLVGMISSGLIMAASGFFRKY
- a CDS encoding COG1361 S-layer family protein — protein: MNFKIILLLFVIGLFPIMFDNSYAQITSGGFGQSPFERDFGDVKFLDAYFGTLNDKIEVEAGDSNVPFTVVFANVGTQDITGIRGQLSLPFNFSPSDGPGSVIHADSDSNSLAGENFHLTFFVNINENSQIQQYPGTVKVDYSRLRESGVRTAFADFDFKVTGDSVINVKAQEPFLTSLRTNNVVIEIANDGTAPISGVDIVATNTSTELASTSSSTTNVENVVILESSWDVGNIDAKSARYLTATVYVPESLKGDTLRIPLSIQYYNAHGDLHEISKIVDFYIKGLIDLTIFNVDVIELSGTQMVIGEIINEGNEDGLFGFVSIESKGDSNIKSATQFIDEIEIDAPVPFNVPIEFDGEPKYGEHDITITVRYKDSTRDEIFLTHDQTITVTEPSNGDENGTDPTMIIIPIILVLAAAFYIIRRRKKASIQTS
- the hsp14 gene encoding archaeal heat shock protein Hsp14 gives rise to the protein MGLVKEVIKEIGNKSREFYEFVLPPMDMYLNDENLKIVIDMPGFTKKEIELSLCGDILSINAKKTIDEKESETLISNQRPNVIDKKIRLPIEVKEGEEKIESAKYEEGVLTLIIPVSKKGKDISIE
- the tmk gene encoding dTMP kinase is translated as MIIVIEGGDQAGKFTQSTMLEKALKKRKIKTKLFHFPDYETPIGKEIRKYLDGKRKFPPQVIHCLLAANRWEKLNEIVAAEEKNSVLIMNRYYHSNLIYGLANGLKQKWLENLDQGLPKSDLVILLDVTQKESFRRQKTHRDKFEKNEEFLRKISKIYRTTAKKKHWKIIDASKPKDEIHEEILKTFSKKLGL